A single Saccopteryx bilineata isolate mSacBil1 chromosome 7, mSacBil1_pri_phased_curated, whole genome shotgun sequence DNA region contains:
- the ADD3 gene encoding gamma-adducin isoform X3 translates to MKKGHNPTGLLALQQIADYIMTNSFSGFTSPPLSLGMVTPINDLPGADTSSYVKGEKLTRCKLASLYRLADLFGWTHLSNTYISVRISKEQDHIIIIPRGLSFSEATASNLVKVNIIGEVVDQGSTNLKIDHAGFSPHAAIYATRPDVKCVIHVHTLATAAVSSMKCGILPISQESLILGDVAYYDYQGSLDEQEERIQLQKVLGPSCKVLVLRNHGVLALGETVEEAFHYIFTVQIACEIQVQAIAGAGGVDNLLILDLQKYKASTHNVAASGGGGVNMGVQQKWKVGEIEFEGLMRTLDNLGYRTGYAYRHPLVREKPRHKSDVEIPATVTAFSFEDDTVPLSPLKYMAQKQQREKTRWLNSPNTYMKVNVPEESRNGETSPRTKITWMKTEDSSKVSSGTPIKIEDPNQFVPLNTNPNEVLEKRNKIREQNRYDLKTAGPQSQLLAGIVVDKPPSTMHFEDDALAPAAPPNPFSHLTEGELEEYKKTVERKQQGLEDAEQELLSDDASSVSQIQSQTQSPQNIPEKLEENHELFSKSFISMEVPVMVVNGKDDVHDVEDELAKRVSRLTTSTTIDNIEITIKSPEKIEEVLSPEGSPSKSPSKKKKKFRTPSFLKKNKKKEKVEA, encoded by the exons GTCTTGGCATGGTCACACCGATTAATGACCTTCCTGGGGCGGACACATCCTCCTACGTGAAGGGAGAGAAACTCACTCGTTGTAAACTTGCCAGCCTGTACAGACTTGCCGACTTGTTTGGATGGACACACCTGTCGAATACATACATCTCA GTAAGAATAAGTAAGGAGCAAGACCACATTATAATAATTCCCAGAGgcctgtctttttctgaagccacAGCCTCCAATTTG GTGAAAGTCAATATAATAGGAGAAGTGGTTGATCAGGGAAGTACTAATTTGAAAATTGACCACGCAGGATTCAGTCCCCATGCGGCCATCTATGCCACCCGCCCTGATGTGAAGTGTGTGATCCACGTCCATACCCTTGCCACAGCAGCT GTATCCTCCATGAAGTGCGGAATCCTTCCAATTTCTCAAGAGTCCCTGATCCTGGGAGATGTCGCCTATTATGACTACCAAGGGTCACTTGATGAGCAGGAGGAgagaattcaactgcagaaagTTCTGGGGCCAAGTTGTAAG GTGCTGGTGCTCAGAAACCATGGTGTGCTTGCACTTGGAGAAACGGTGGAGGAggcttttcattatatttttactgtGCAGATAGCCTGTGAGATTCAG GTGCAGGCGATAGCAGGGGCGGGCGGAGTAGACAACCTGCTCATACTGGACCTGCAGAAGTACAAAGCTTCCACCCACAACGTCGCAGCATCCGGAGGAGGCGgtgtgaacatgggtgtgcagcAGAAATGGAAGGTTGGCGAGATTGAGTTTGAAGGGCTGATGAGGACTCTGGACAATTTG GGGTACAGAACAGGCTACGCATATAGGCACCCTCTCGTCCGAGAGAAACCCAGGCACAAGAGCGACGTGGAAATCCCAGCAACTGTGACTGCGTTTTCCTTTGAAGACGATACAgtgcccctctctcctctcaaGTACATGGCACAGAAGCAGCAGCGTGAGAAGACCAGATGGCTGAACTCGCCCAACACTTACATGAAAGTGAACGTGCCGGAGGAGTCTCGGAACGGGGAGACCAGCCCCAGGACCAAAATCACG TGGATGAAAACAGAGGACTCTTCTAAAGTTAGCAGTGGAACACCTATCAAAATTGAAGACCCAAATCAGTTTGTCCCCTTAAACACAAACCCGAATGAGGTactagaaaagagaaataag ATTCGAGAACAAAACCGGTATGACCTGAAAACAGCGGGACCACAGTCTCAGTTGCTTGCTGGAATCGTTGTGGACAAGCCTCCCTCT ACCATGCATTTTGAAGACGACGCTCTGGCCCCCGCGGCCCCTCCCAACCCCTTCAGCCACCTCACCGAAGGAGAGCTGGAGGAGTACAAGAAGACGGTCGAGCGCAAGCAGCAGGGCCTGGAAG ATGCTGAGCAGGAATTACTGTCAGATGACGCTTCATCTGTTTCACAAATTCAGTCTCAAACTCAGTCACCGCAAAATATCCCCGAAAAATTAGAAG AAAACCATGAGCTGTTTTCCAAGAGCTTCATCTCCATGGAGGTGCCGGTCATGGTCGTGAACGGCAAGGATGATGTGCACGATGTTGAAGATGAGCTTGCTAAGCGAGTGAGTAGGTTAACTACAAGCACCACCATAGACAACATCGAGATTACCATTAAGTCTCCAGAAAAAATCGAAGAAGTTCTGTCACCGGAAGGCTCGCCTTCAAAATCACCatccaagaaaaagaagaaattccgCACTCCTTCTTTtctgaaaaagaacaagaaaaaggagaaagtcgAAGCCTAA